One window from the genome of Bacteroidales bacterium encodes:
- the dnaK gene encoding molecular chaperone DnaK: protein MGKIIGIDLGTTNSCVAVMEGNDPVVIPNSEGKRTTPSIVAFLDNNERKVGDPAKRQAITNPKKTIYSIKRFMGNRFDEVSNEIARVPYEVVRGENNTPRIKINDRTYTPQEISAMILQKMKKTAEDYLGQEVTEAVITVPAYFNDAQRQATKEAGEIAGLNVRRIINEPTAAALAYGLDKRNRDMKVAVYDLGGGTFDISILELGDGVFEVKSTNGDTHLGGDDFDQRIIDWLAEEFKKDEGIDLRKDPMALQRLKEAAEKAKIELSSSSSTEINLPYIMPVDGVPKHLVKTLTRSKFEQLIDDLVQKTIEPCKKALKDAGLTPKDIDEVILVGGSTRVPIIQKVVEDFFGKTPSKGVNPDEVVAVGAAIQGGVLTGEVKDVLLLDVTPLSLGIETLGGVMTKLIEANTTIPTRKTETFTTAADNQTSVEIHVLQGERTQASQNKTIGRFHLDGIPAAPRGVPQIEVTFDIDANGILNVSAKDKATGKQQSIRIEASSGLTEDEIKRMKAEAEANAEADRKFKEKIDKLNAADSLIFQTEKQLKEFGDKIPADKRSQIEAAIQKLKDAHKSEDLDRIDKAMNELNEIFHKASEEMYKNTGAQQPNAENQNNTNHTKSDSEVTDVDFEEVK, encoded by the coding sequence ATGGGAAAAATTATAGGCATAGACCTTGGAACAACAAACTCTTGTGTTGCAGTGATGGAAGGCAACGATCCAGTTGTTATACCCAATAGCGAAGGAAAACGTACTACTCCATCGATTGTAGCATTTTTAGATAATAACGAACGTAAAGTAGGCGACCCTGCTAAGCGTCAAGCTATTACCAATCCTAAAAAAACGATTTACTCCATTAAACGATTTATGGGAAATCGCTTTGACGAAGTTTCTAACGAAATAGCTCGCGTTCCTTACGAAGTAGTTCGTGGTGAAAACAACACACCTCGAATAAAAATTAACGACAGAACATATACTCCCCAAGAAATTTCGGCAATGATTTTACAAAAAATGAAAAAAACTGCCGAAGATTATTTAGGACAAGAAGTAACCGAAGCTGTAATTACAGTTCCAGCTTATTTCAACGATGCACAACGTCAAGCTACAAAAGAAGCAGGCGAAATAGCAGGTCTTAACGTTCGTCGTATTATTAACGAGCCAACCGCTGCTGCCCTGGCTTATGGTCTCGACAAACGCAATCGCGACATGAAAGTCGCTGTTTACGATCTCGGTGGCGGTACATTCGACATATCCATTCTTGAACTCGGCGATGGCGTTTTTGAAGTAAAAAGCACCAATGGCGACACACACCTTGGGGGCGACGACTTTGACCAACGTATTATTGACTGGCTCGCCGAAGAATTTAAAAAAGACGAAGGTATAGATTTACGTAAAGACCCCATGGCACTTCAACGCTTGAAAGAAGCTGCCGAAAAAGCTAAAATCGAACTTTCAAGTTCAAGCTCTACTGAAATTAACCTCCCCTATATCATGCCCGTTGATGGCGTTCCTAAGCACCTTGTAAAAACACTCACACGTTCAAAATTCGAACAACTTATCGACGATTTGGTTCAAAAAACCATTGAACCTTGCAAAAAAGCTTTAAAAGATGCCGGATTAACTCCTAAAGATATTGACGAAGTTATTTTAGTTGGTGGTTCAACCCGCGTGCCTATTATTCAAAAAGTAGTAGAAGATTTCTTTGGTAAAACACCCTCTAAAGGAGTAAACCCCGACGAAGTAGTAGCTGTTGGTGCTGCCATTCAAGGTGGCGTTCTCACTGGCGAAGTTAAAGATGTATTATTGCTCGACGTTACACCTCTATCACTAGGTATCGAAACCCTTGGTGGCGTTATGACAAAACTCATCGAAGCCAATACAACAATTCCCACACGCAAAACTGAAACTTTTACAACTGCAGCCGATAATCAAACCTCCGTTGAAATACATGTACTTCAAGGAGAACGCACACAGGCAAGCCAAAACAAAACCATAGGACGTTTCCACCTCGATGGCATACCCGCCGCACCAAGAGGAGTTCCACAAATTGAAGTTACGTTCGATATCGACGCTAACGGTATTTTAAATGTATCGGCTAAAGATAAAGCTACCGGTAAACAACAAAGCATCCGCATCGAAGCTTCATCAGGATTAACCGAAGACGAAATTAAACGCATGAAAGCTGAAGCCGAAGCGAATGCCGAAGCAGACCGCAAATTCAAAGAAAAAATCGATAAACTCAATGCTGCCGATAGCCTTATTTTCCAAACTGAAAAGCAACTAAAAGAGTTTGGAGATAAAATTCCGGCCGACAAACGTTCACAGATTGAAGCTGCTATTCAAAAACTTAAAGATGCACATAAGAGCGAAGACCTCGACCGTATTGATAAAGCTATGAATGAACTAAACGAAATATTCCATAAAGCAAGCGAAGAAATGTACAAAAATACTGGAGCTCAGCAACCTAACGCAGAAAATCAAAACAATACCAATCATACAAAATCAGACTCAGAAGTTACCGACGTTGACTTTGAAGAAGTTAAATAA
- the panB gene encoding 3-methyl-2-oxobutanoate hydroxymethyltransferase encodes MNFPTVKKVTTHVLAEMKLRGEKISMLTAYDYSMAKILDSAGIDVILVGDSASNVMAGYDTTIPITLDEMIYHGASVVRAVKRALVVVDLPFGTYQGNSKEALNSAIRIMKETGAAAVKLEGGEEIKESIQRILSAGIPVMGHLGLTPQSIHKFGTFVVRAREEQEAKKLMNDAQILDELGCFAIVLEKIPAQLATNVAKTVKTPVIGIGAGGGVDGQVLVLHDMLGITTEFSPRFLRRYHNLFDEIKNAVGRYIYDVKTQDFPNEKEQY; translated from the coding sequence ATGAACTTTCCAACTGTAAAAAAAGTAACAACGCATGTACTTGCCGAAATGAAATTGCGTGGTGAAAAAATATCGATGCTTACAGCATACGATTATTCAATGGCGAAAATTCTTGATAGTGCAGGTATCGATGTTATTTTAGTTGGCGATTCGGCTTCGAATGTAATGGCAGGTTACGATACGACTATTCCTATAACCCTCGATGAAATGATATATCATGGTGCATCGGTTGTAAGGGCAGTTAAAAGAGCGTTAGTTGTGGTAGATTTGCCTTTTGGTACCTATCAGGGAAATTCAAAAGAGGCACTTAATTCAGCTATTCGAATTATGAAAGAAACGGGTGCCGCCGCTGTAAAACTCGAAGGAGGTGAAGAGATTAAAGAAAGCATTCAGCGAATTTTGTCGGCTGGCATACCCGTTATGGGACACCTTGGACTTACACCTCAAAGTATTCATAAATTTGGAACATTTGTTGTTAGAGCTCGCGAAGAGCAAGAGGCTAAAAAGCTTATGAACGATGCTCAAATACTTGATGAATTAGGATGTTTTGCAATTGTACTAGAAAAAATACCAGCACAATTAGCTACTAATGTAGCTAAAACTGTAAAAACACCTGTTATTGGAATTGGTGCGGGTGGAGGAGTCGATGGGCAAGTATTGGTTTTACATGATATGCTGGGCATTACAACAGAGTTCTCGCCACGTTTTTTAAGACGTTATCATAACCTTTTTGATGAAATTAAAAATGCGGTTGGTAGATATATTTATGATGTTAAAACACAAGATTTTCCAAATGAAAAAGAACAATATTAA